One genomic region from Alteromonas pelagimontana encodes:
- a CDS encoding HvfA family oxazolone/thioamide-modified RiPP metallophore: protein MKLNKKKPVANTIGAVVIGSFASADVMAESNPFGMQQLESGYMQVVAEGNCGGNKSAKEGKSKDEKADKEGKCGGEHKAKKEGKCGGEKAKQEGKCGEDKAEKEGKCGSDTH from the coding sequence ATGAAACTAAATAAGAAAAAGCCAGTAGCGAACACCATTGGTGCTGTGGTCATAGGATCATTCGCATCAGCCGATGTGATGGCAGAAAGTAATCCTTTTGGTATGCAGCAGCTTGAATCAGGCTATATGCAGGTAGTTGCAGAAGGTAATTGCGGCGGAAATAAAAGCGCGAAGGAAGGGAAGAGCAAGGATGAAAAAGCTGATAAAGAAGGCAAGTGCGGGGGTGAGCACAAAGCTAAAAAGGAAGGCAAGTGTGGAGGTGAAAAAGCGAAGCAGGAAGGTAAATGCGGTGAAGATAAGGCCGAAAAGGAAGGTAAATGCGGCAGCGATACGCACTAG
- the apt gene encoding adenine phosphoribosyltransferase produces the protein MTAEYIKSVVKTVPDYPKPGIMFRDVTSVLEDHKAFSSCIALLLEKFKPYKFDKVAGTEARGFLFGAPLAIEMGVGFVPVRKPNKLPREVISESYELEYGMDTLEIHRDAIQPGDKVLLIDDLLATGGTIAASAKLIRNLGGSVEHAGFVIGLSDLGGAEKLAAMNISTYSICEFAGE, from the coding sequence GTGACCGCTGAGTATATTAAATCAGTCGTTAAGACTGTGCCTGATTATCCGAAACCAGGCATAATGTTTCGTGATGTGACCAGCGTACTGGAGGACCACAAAGCGTTCTCCAGCTGCATTGCATTATTATTAGAAAAATTTAAGCCTTATAAGTTCGATAAGGTTGCCGGAACGGAAGCTAGAGGCTTTCTTTTTGGTGCGCCATTAGCAATTGAAATGGGGGTCGGCTTCGTGCCCGTTCGTAAACCTAATAAACTACCCCGAGAGGTAATAAGTGAAAGTTACGAACTGGAATACGGCATGGATACACTGGAAATTCATAGGGACGCAATTCAGCCGGGCGATAAAGTTCTGTTGATAGACGATTTACTAGCGACCGGCGGCACCATTGCCGCGTCAGCAAAGTTAATAAGAAACCTGGGAGGTTCAGTTGAACATGCAGGGTTCGTTATTGGTTTATCCGACTTGGGTGGCGCTGAGAAACTTGCCGCAATGAATATATCTACCTATTCAATCTGCGAGTTTGCAGGCGAATAA
- a CDS encoding sigma-70 RNA polymerase sigma factor region 4 domain-containing protein, producing the protein MTNPASINIAEVMDNPEKIEWILNKIAFLETELAKLKKPQNQWLTLEEAAAELGKSVSAVRQRLKSTKKPMPKGKVWKQAKKGHAISVNVTNFRKFM; encoded by the coding sequence TTGACCAACCCAGCTAGCATAAATATTGCCGAGGTAATGGACAACCCTGAAAAGATTGAATGGATTCTGAATAAGATCGCTTTCCTAGAAACAGAGCTTGCGAAGCTCAAAAAACCTCAAAACCAGTGGCTAACTTTAGAAGAAGCCGCAGCTGAACTCGGGAAAAGCGTAAGCGCAGTTCGTCAGCGACTTAAAAGTACGAAGAAGCCTATGCCAAAAGGCAAAGTGTGGAAGCAGGCTAAAAAAGGTCACGCCATCTCTGTAAATGTAACAAATTTTAGGAAGTTTATGTAA
- a CDS encoding PKD domain-containing protein, with product MNRTTIASLIIPTLVLTGCGGSSSDPSENPSPNPQPPSNAAPVAQAGSDARINVGDSVTLNGESSSDADGDALTYHWKLEMLPEGSSLASPMGEGAQIEFTPDVAGEYVAVLIVNDGTVDSEGDSITITVDAPAPVAVITSEFDVELGDKLTFDASQSQHVSEDNIYSWRLVSAPGESALTSATFDVESDSPTLAAPEFDVVGTYEFELVITSTDIQSEPASFSVKVSEANIAPVISELVSDDELTSGKIVYLYSTVEDNSDEINYAWSFTSTPESSELAATTSDKATFEFVPDLAGDYTAQLVASDNELSSEPKTITISVAEFAPLGLNVVTSEYLFGKVNEPIIVDFSDSISPNGEELTYNWTVASGPSGSRPSITRSILEKSWTEFTGDKAGNYRIRATVSDSTGTSESYLIRITLSDDKLNPFAVTAHKSAVSLSTGFTLNATPSFDKEGEPMRLIWWPNDRLNNEKVNSQAYAAYGDERPVVSVNPTVPGYYHYSVVASGKESQGVAESVKGSQIHVYDYITPIIANAGNDFDVVSGTTVTFDGSKSLRLENENVTYEWSVISRPYNSTSVLEEASSLAPKLLIDANGRYVVQLLASDSYGIQSVDHVTIYASGNAKPVANAGEDTTSSSRSVELDGSASSDSETSSLSYTWQVISTTSDFADLPTLNDPTLAKPTLLFNDDFTGTVVVGLTVNDGSRDSDRDEVVVTIE from the coding sequence ATGAATCGGACGACAATAGCCTCGCTCATTATCCCAACGCTAGTATTAACGGGATGCGGTGGCTCAAGTAGTGACCCCTCGGAAAATCCATCTCCCAATCCCCAACCCCCTTCAAATGCAGCTCCAGTAGCCCAGGCAGGAAGTGATGCCAGAATTAACGTGGGTGACAGCGTTACGTTAAATGGTGAAAGCAGTTCTGACGCAGATGGCGATGCGCTGACTTATCACTGGAAATTAGAAATGCTTCCCGAAGGCAGTTCACTCGCGTCACCAATGGGTGAAGGCGCGCAGATTGAATTTACCCCTGATGTTGCTGGTGAATATGTCGCGGTACTGATTGTCAATGATGGCACTGTTGATAGCGAGGGTGATTCGATCACTATTACCGTTGATGCGCCAGCTCCTGTTGCAGTAATTACTTCGGAATTTGATGTTGAGTTAGGCGACAAATTGACCTTTGACGCATCGCAAAGCCAACATGTGAGCGAAGATAATATATATTCCTGGCGTCTCGTTTCAGCGCCCGGCGAAAGTGCGTTAACCAGCGCAACATTCGATGTGGAGTCGGATTCTCCCACGCTTGCTGCACCGGAGTTTGATGTTGTCGGGACGTACGAGTTTGAACTGGTAATTACCAGCACCGATATACAAAGCGAACCTGCTTCTTTCAGTGTTAAAGTCAGCGAAGCGAATATTGCTCCTGTCATTTCGGAGCTTGTCTCCGATGATGAGTTGACATCAGGAAAAATTGTCTATCTTTACAGCACTGTAGAAGACAACAGCGATGAAATAAATTATGCATGGTCTTTCACTTCTACACCCGAATCGAGTGAACTTGCAGCGACCACAAGTGATAAAGCGACATTCGAGTTTGTGCCAGATTTGGCGGGAGATTACACAGCCCAATTAGTCGCCAGTGATAATGAGTTATCATCCGAGCCAAAAACTATCACCATTTCTGTGGCTGAGTTTGCACCGTTGGGTCTAAATGTGGTGACTTCAGAGTATCTATTTGGCAAAGTCAATGAACCTATCATTGTCGATTTTTCTGACAGTATTTCGCCCAATGGTGAAGAACTGACATACAACTGGACAGTGGCGAGTGGCCCCTCTGGTAGCCGCCCCTCAATTACCCGTTCAATTCTTGAAAAATCTTGGACAGAATTTACTGGAGATAAAGCTGGGAACTACAGAATCAGAGCAACGGTAAGTGACTCTACAGGAACCAGCGAATCCTACCTAATTCGTATTACGCTTTCTGACGATAAACTCAATCCTTTCGCTGTTACAGCGCATAAAAGTGCTGTGAGTCTGAGCACTGGCTTTACATTAAATGCAACGCCTTCCTTTGATAAAGAAGGAGAGCCTATGCGTTTAATCTGGTGGCCTAATGATCGCCTTAATAATGAAAAAGTAAACAGTCAAGCCTACGCTGCTTATGGAGATGAACGACCTGTTGTTTCTGTCAATCCTACAGTGCCTGGTTATTATCACTATAGCGTGGTCGCGTCAGGAAAAGAATCTCAAGGGGTAGCTGAGAGCGTAAAGGGAAGTCAAATCCACGTTTATGACTATATTACACCGATAATAGCCAACGCTGGGAATGATTTTGATGTCGTTTCTGGAACCACTGTTACTTTCGATGGCTCGAAGAGTTTAAGACTTGAAAACGAAAACGTTACCTATGAATGGAGCGTGATTTCTCGCCCCTACAATTCTACTTCCGTTCTGGAAGAAGCGTCCTCGTTAGCACCCAAGCTACTCATTGATGCAAATGGCCGCTATGTCGTGCAGTTGTTGGCGTCTGATAGCTATGGGATTCAGTCAGTAGATCATGTCACTATTTATGCCTCTGGCAATGCCAAGCCTGTCGCGAATGCAGGGGAAGATACCACGTCTTCGTCGCGTTCGGTCGAGCTTGACGGTTCTGCCAGTAGCGATTCCGAAACCAGCTCGCTAAGTTACACCTGGCAGGTTATCAGCACCACATCGGATTTCGCAGACTTACCCACGCTTAATGATCCAACATTGGCAAAGCCAACCTTGCTATTTAATGATGATTTCACTGGCACTGTGGTCGTTGGGTTAACTGTCAATGATGGCAGTCGCGATAGTGATCGTGACGAAGTCGTTGTAACCATCGAATAA
- a CDS encoding YbaB/EbfC family nucleoid-associated protein, giving the protein MFKGGMGNIMKQAQQMQERMQKMQEELANVEVTGQAGAGMVKITMTCNHNIRRVDIDPSLMEDDKDMLEDLIAAAFNDGVRRVQETSKEKMGDVTGGMPLPPGFKMPF; this is encoded by the coding sequence ATGTTTAAAGGTGGAATGGGCAATATCATGAAGCAGGCGCAGCAAATGCAGGAGCGCATGCAAAAGATGCAGGAAGAACTGGCTAACGTTGAAGTAACGGGGCAGGCCGGGGCCGGTATGGTTAAAATTACAATGACTTGCAACCATAACATTCGCCGAGTCGATATCGATCCTTCCTTAATGGAAGACGATAAAGATATGCTGGAAGATTTGATCGCCGCGGCCTTTAACGATGGCGTTCGTCGCGTACAGGAAACCAGCAAAGAAAAAATGGGTGATGTCACTGGGGGCATGCCATTACCTCCAGGTTTCAAAATGCCGTTTTAA
- a CDS encoding tyrosine-type recombinase/integrase: MSQALTNENDPIKVALDAAKGVSIHNGSLRLQFKLPGQLRHTRKSLGYPPNLDNIEIAIDRLRNIKQDIANGLFKYDEEEFWSKHFPTNARNPGSPITVEACFKSYVEENDSVLSDSIREKLNTALNWLSHYRLASKPLGHLTKTVLKDLRKKSVQGNSKTKFAGCTVTTVNEYSSTLRRVLDYAVEEGHLKENPMRLVPQLKKDDLNLEYYDRYVKPFTVAELDCLLATIHVPSVRQMVKFLAWTGLRHGELKALAWEDVDLENKRITVKYNLTRKGKLKPPKTKSGYRVVELLPAALAVLEEMKDESAALPPVTDKIHYKYGKFDIVKRRRVFLGRANQPYKRPELTTAPKQWEKWLREAGVSYRAAYQLRHTYASRMLTAGCNEAWLASQMGHANTNMIATIYGKWIPEDNPDYIAQLAKKLGQNY, encoded by the coding sequence ATGTCTCAGGCCCTAACTAACGAAAATGACCCTATTAAAGTCGCATTAGACGCAGCAAAAGGGGTATCAATCCACAATGGCAGCCTACGTTTGCAATTTAAGCTTCCAGGTCAACTTCGACATACTCGAAAGTCGCTTGGCTATCCGCCAAACCTGGATAATATTGAGATTGCTATTGACAGGCTGCGTAACATAAAACAGGACATCGCAAATGGCTTGTTTAAGTATGATGAGGAAGAATTTTGGTCTAAGCACTTCCCCACTAATGCACGCAACCCAGGCTCGCCGATCACTGTAGAAGCTTGCTTCAAAAGCTATGTAGAAGAAAATGATTCGGTACTCTCCGACTCAATTAGAGAGAAACTTAATACAGCTCTTAATTGGCTCTCGCACTATAGACTCGCCTCGAAGCCACTTGGACATCTTACTAAGACAGTCCTTAAAGATTTAAGAAAAAAGAGCGTACAAGGCAATAGCAAAACGAAGTTTGCTGGTTGCACAGTAACGACAGTAAACGAGTACAGCAGTACGCTACGAAGAGTGCTAGATTATGCCGTTGAAGAAGGTCACCTGAAAGAAAACCCCATGAGATTAGTACCTCAGTTGAAGAAGGACGACCTTAATTTAGAGTATTATGATCGTTACGTTAAGCCTTTCACTGTGGCTGAGCTAGACTGCCTCCTCGCCACAATCCATGTCCCATCAGTTAGACAGATGGTTAAATTCCTAGCCTGGACAGGACTTCGGCACGGTGAACTGAAGGCGCTGGCATGGGAAGACGTTGATCTGGAAAACAAGAGAATTACTGTTAAATACAACCTCACGAGAAAAGGAAAGCTAAAACCGCCAAAAACCAAAAGCGGCTACCGTGTGGTAGAGCTTCTTCCAGCAGCATTAGCGGTGCTAGAAGAAATGAAGGATGAGTCGGCAGCTCTTCCGCCAGTAACTGATAAAATTCATTACAAATACGGCAAATTTGATATCGTCAAAAGACGAAGAGTCTTCTTAGGAAGAGCTAATCAGCCTTACAAAAGACCAGAACTTACAACTGCCCCCAAGCAATGGGAAAAGTGGTTGAGAGAAGCAGGTGTCTCTTACCGCGCTGCTTATCAACTTCGACATACATATGCGAGTAGGATGCTTACAGCAGGATGCAACGAAGCTTGGCTAGCAAGTCAAATGGGCCATGCGAATACAAATATGATAGCGACGATATACGGAAAGTGGATACCTGAAGACAACCCTGACTATATAGCCCAGTTGGCAAAAAAGCTGGGGCAAAACTACTGA
- the dnaX gene encoding DNA polymerase III subunit gamma/tau, with translation MSYQVLARKWRPGRFSELVGQDHVVTAIANALDNDRLHHAYLFTGTRGVGKTTIARIFSKSLNCEEGQGANPCGKCDTCKEIEHGNYVDLLEIDAASRTKVEDTRELLDNVQYKPTRGRFKVYLIDEVHMLSKHSFNALLKTLEEPPPHVKFLLATTDPQKLPVTILSRCLQFNLKALSREQITGQLQYVLQQEAIPFEEPALALLARAAQGSMRDALSLTDQAIAQGDNRISTAIVTDMLGLMDRHQLLKLLYAVVQKKPHDLMEIVAQMAEQSPDYNQLLAELSSLLHQIALTQWVPDVCKLETTSAKAIYQLAKQVPAEQVQLLYQIALQGRKDMPYAAEGRSGLEMTLLRMMSFAPTAPVKDPEHVIAEQAPAAVLPQHEEMPDEDDVDGSRAETAGAGDETDNFSIKKLAEEQAAIEQQAGQYRVSSNVPRPVEAESEGQNTAEPFNDSDDAAEEPANMALRDIPPFDNTPDYAEDYFSIDDPSPFQESYQGQQEENVSAESEASSQSAPDDDSAGSLSSMEEMLALRQRLKRSRGEASDSSVKKSDKVTEVARDIRRQPAKSHFDQAKSASPAVPVVEKPERKEAQKALKEANPTPVDSTPDDKNDVPPWVMEGIPDNVDSGPGYSQVNSPVDGRGASTTFATTTKPNPSVNAIEPDAPMVASASDVAEAGARVTVEISVNPESTDTPVSLEQGSLPAYLPNGKKLLEASQIDEWSHLISQMPVAGLVKQIVLHSAFSQQGSAVTLELDASQSHLLNDGAVAQVNQALNQVLGMDVTLNIEKGEPQQTPFSLQQQINEMRQHYAQQVVASDESFQSLLTTFNASVLPDTVKAR, from the coding sequence ATGAGTTACCAGGTATTGGCGAGAAAATGGCGTCCCGGCCGCTTTAGCGAGCTGGTAGGCCAGGATCATGTTGTGACCGCTATCGCCAATGCGTTGGATAATGATCGCTTACATCATGCTTACCTGTTCACAGGAACTCGTGGTGTGGGAAAAACCACCATCGCTCGCATTTTTTCTAAAAGTTTGAACTGTGAGGAAGGACAGGGCGCCAATCCATGCGGAAAGTGTGATACGTGTAAAGAAATTGAGCACGGCAATTACGTTGATTTGCTGGAAATTGATGCTGCCTCCAGAACCAAAGTGGAAGATACCCGTGAATTATTGGATAACGTACAATATAAGCCGACGCGGGGCCGCTTCAAAGTCTATCTGATTGATGAAGTGCACATGCTGTCTAAACACAGTTTCAACGCACTGCTGAAAACCTTGGAGGAGCCGCCTCCGCATGTAAAGTTTTTGCTGGCGACGACAGATCCGCAAAAATTACCTGTTACTATTCTCTCTCGCTGCTTGCAGTTTAATCTTAAAGCGCTTTCTCGGGAACAAATTACCGGGCAGTTACAATACGTATTGCAGCAGGAAGCAATTCCCTTTGAGGAGCCAGCTCTCGCGTTACTTGCCCGTGCTGCACAGGGAAGTATGCGTGATGCATTAAGTTTGACAGATCAAGCCATCGCACAAGGCGATAATCGCATTTCAACCGCTATCGTTACCGATATGCTGGGTCTGATGGATCGTCACCAGTTGCTAAAGCTGTTGTATGCTGTCGTACAGAAAAAGCCTCATGATCTTATGGAAATCGTGGCGCAGATGGCGGAACAATCGCCGGATTATAATCAATTACTCGCTGAACTTAGTAGTTTGCTGCATCAGATTGCACTTACTCAATGGGTGCCTGATGTTTGTAAACTCGAAACTACATCGGCCAAGGCAATCTATCAATTAGCAAAGCAAGTACCGGCAGAGCAGGTCCAGTTGCTTTACCAGATTGCGTTGCAAGGCAGGAAAGACATGCCTTATGCCGCCGAGGGACGCAGTGGACTGGAAATGACACTGCTACGGATGATGTCGTTTGCGCCAACTGCGCCTGTCAAAGATCCGGAACACGTTATTGCGGAGCAGGCACCTGCAGCAGTCTTGCCTCAGCATGAAGAAATGCCTGATGAGGACGATGTTGATGGTTCACGTGCTGAAACTGCCGGTGCCGGTGACGAAACAGATAATTTCAGCATAAAAAAACTTGCCGAGGAACAAGCGGCAATTGAACAGCAGGCTGGGCAGTACCGTGTTTCATCAAATGTCCCTCGTCCGGTAGAAGCTGAATCAGAAGGACAAAATACCGCCGAGCCGTTTAATGATTCAGATGATGCGGCCGAAGAGCCTGCGAACATGGCACTTCGTGATATTCCACCTTTTGATAATACACCTGATTACGCCGAAGATTACTTTTCCATTGACGACCCTTCTCCTTTTCAAGAAAGCTATCAAGGTCAACAGGAGGAGAATGTATCGGCTGAGTCTGAGGCGTCATCCCAATCAGCACCTGATGATGACAGTGCTGGTAGTTTATCCTCAATGGAGGAAATGCTGGCATTGCGTCAGCGTCTGAAGCGAAGTCGTGGGGAGGCGTCAGACTCTTCGGTAAAAAAGTCTGACAAAGTCACCGAAGTTGCTCGCGATATTCGCAGGCAACCAGCAAAGTCGCACTTCGATCAAGCAAAATCAGCGTCGCCAGCGGTTCCTGTCGTTGAAAAGCCGGAACGTAAGGAAGCTCAGAAGGCTCTAAAAGAAGCCAACCCTACACCTGTCGATTCTACTCCTGATGATAAGAATGATGTTCCACCTTGGGTAATGGAAGGTATACCCGATAATGTTGACTCAGGGCCTGGTTATTCTCAGGTCAATTCTCCTGTGGATGGACGAGGGGCATCAACAACGTTTGCGACTACTACCAAACCCAATCCTTCGGTAAATGCCATTGAGCCAGACGCTCCTATGGTAGCCAGCGCTTCCGACGTTGCAGAGGCAGGGGCGCGGGTTACTGTTGAGATTTCGGTAAACCCCGAAAGTACAGACACACCAGTATCACTTGAGCAAGGTTCGCTACCCGCTTATCTACCTAACGGAAAAAAACTGCTCGAGGCTAGTCAGATTGATGAGTGGAGTCATCTCATATCACAGATGCCAGTGGCTGGATTAGTTAAACAGATCGTATTGCACTCTGCATTTTCTCAACAAGGAAGTGCAGTGACACTTGAATTAGACGCCAGTCAGTCTCATTTACTCAATGATGGAGCCGTAGCACAGGTGAATCAGGCGCTGAACCAGGTTTTGGGAATGGACGTAACGCTGAATATTGAAAAAGGCGAACCGCAGCAAACACCTTTTTCACTGCAACAGCAAATTAATGAAATGCGACAACATTACGCACAACAGGTTGTGGCATCTGATGAATCATTTCAGTCTTTACTGACAACTTTTAATGCCTCTGTGCTCCCTGACACAGTGAAAGCACGGTAG
- a CDS encoding helix-turn-helix domain-containing protein produces MKTIFDADYRKVIGWLIAERKFKKMSQPELAEKLGFPSNSYVSKIETFERKLDILEYVRLCEALELDAKEGLEMLKKRSKQF; encoded by the coding sequence ATGAAAACGATATTTGATGCAGATTATCGCAAAGTAATTGGCTGGCTCATTGCAGAGCGTAAGTTCAAGAAGATGTCTCAGCCCGAGCTTGCTGAGAAGCTAGGCTTCCCCAGCAACTCTTATGTGAGCAAGATTGAGACATTTGAACGCAAGCTCGATATTCTTGAATATGTACGCCTTTGTGAAGCGCTGGAACTGGATGCTAAGGAAGGCTTAGAAATGTTGAAAAAGCGGAGTAAGCAGTTTTAG
- a CDS encoding HvfB family MNIO-type RiPP peptide maturase — MNVLGAGLGLRREMLDALLPELPASVDFWEVAPENWIPLGGRYQKQLNQCIKQAPFTTHGLSLSIGSPDPLDIDLIKSIKRFLDEHQIEVYSEHLSYCSGHGHMYDLMPIPFTEEAINHVVERIQRVQDIIQRPLIIENVSYYLAPGQEMSELDFTLAVLEKSGCQLLLDVNNLYVNSVNHRYDANSFLCALPSEKIVYGHIAGHFDEAEDLKVDTHGADVIEPVWKLLDDAYACHGVFPTLLERDFNVPPLRQLLKEVERIKWYQQKHSPRQMSVQEVIG; from the coding sequence ATGAACGTATTGGGTGCCGGCCTGGGCTTGCGAAGAGAAATGCTGGATGCGCTGTTGCCGGAACTGCCCGCTAGCGTGGACTTTTGGGAGGTCGCGCCAGAAAACTGGATCCCGCTGGGTGGCCGATACCAAAAGCAGCTCAACCAATGTATAAAGCAGGCTCCCTTTACAACCCACGGCTTATCTCTTTCTATTGGCAGCCCGGATCCCCTCGATATTGACCTGATCAAATCCATAAAAAGATTTCTTGATGAGCATCAAATCGAAGTTTATAGCGAACACCTCAGCTACTGCTCCGGGCACGGCCACATGTATGATTTGATGCCCATACCATTTACCGAAGAGGCTATTAATCATGTCGTCGAGAGAATACAGCGCGTTCAGGACATTATCCAGCGACCTCTGATCATCGAGAATGTGTCTTACTATCTTGCTCCTGGTCAGGAAATGAGTGAACTGGATTTCACATTGGCGGTGCTTGAAAAATCCGGCTGCCAGCTGTTGTTGGATGTAAATAATCTTTATGTAAACAGTGTTAATCATCGTTATGATGCAAACTCGTTTTTATGCGCATTGCCTTCTGAAAAAATTGTTTATGGCCATATTGCGGGTCACTTTGATGAAGCGGAAGATTTGAAAGTAGATACTCACGGTGCAGACGTTATCGAACCTGTATGGAAATTACTGGATGACGCTTATGCCTGCCATGGTGTCTTTCCAACCCTTTTGGAAAGAGATTTTAATGTTCCACCGTTACGTCAGTTGCTGAAAGAAGTGGAACGGATCAAATGGTATCAGCAGAAGCATAGTCCAAGGCAGATGTCTGTTCAGGAAGTGATAGGTTGA
- a CDS encoding HvfC family RiPP maturation protein codes for MSHFKQVQQEFVSSIREPEKSAPDSHDKQRRLHLYQSLFLKNIDGFLQNSFPVINSIVKPQEWQKLVSSFFKEHKCCSPYFAEISKEFIDYLSVKPECLKEVPGFIPELAHYEWLELDVSIRKGDNSIYEWRVEEGIPHRVRLSRLAALVSYYYPVHQIAPSFQPQAASSDPFYYVVYRKPDDAVSFLQINVATALMLNIVQAADEGLDRAFILKQLQTSLPHLDATSLENSFAETFTQLLDHTILLPATEAK; via the coding sequence TTGAGTCACTTCAAACAGGTACAACAAGAGTTCGTAAGCAGTATCAGAGAACCTGAGAAATCGGCACCGGATAGTCACGATAAACAAAGAAGATTACACCTATATCAGTCGCTTTTTCTTAAGAATATAGACGGCTTTCTGCAAAACAGTTTTCCCGTGATAAACAGTATTGTAAAGCCGCAAGAATGGCAGAAGTTGGTGAGTTCTTTTTTTAAAGAACATAAATGCTGCTCACCGTACTTTGCTGAAATCAGTAAAGAATTTATTGACTATCTTTCTGTTAAACCTGAATGTCTGAAAGAAGTCCCCGGCTTTATACCTGAACTGGCTCACTATGAATGGTTGGAGCTGGATGTCAGTATACGCAAAGGTGACAACAGCATTTATGAGTGGCGTGTCGAAGAGGGGATTCCGCACAGGGTGCGCCTGTCTCGTTTGGCAGCGTTGGTTTCCTACTACTATCCCGTTCATCAAATTGCGCCATCTTTTCAGCCACAAGCCGCATCTTCTGACCCCTTTTACTACGTAGTTTATCGTAAGCCCGATGATGCAGTGTCTTTTCTGCAAATTAATGTTGCTACCGCGCTCATGCTCAACATTGTTCAAGCGGCAGACGAGGGGCTCGATAGGGCATTCATACTTAAACAGCTACAAACTTCTTTACCCCACCTTGACGCGACTTCCTTGGAAAATAGCTTTGCAGAAACATTCACGCAATTGCTGGATCACACTATCCTCTTACCAGCCACAGAAGCGAAATAG
- a CDS encoding EF-hand domain-containing protein, which produces MKKLLLVTVIGAALSACSPAGDDMEKIESTFAELDENSNGYLTNAEVDDEGVASYFTKIDTDSDQQISKNEFESYLQSNPESFEDDIIQTAQKNSKGDIEPGYARGQSGNNDATVNNQSSALEQNTAQRTSPAQQSNNGRIAKAEFDRMDVDKSGELTKAEASRDGVNEAFNDIDENNDQLLSRMEYVDFYQNRNSSSGN; this is translated from the coding sequence ATGAAAAAGCTACTTTTAGTCACTGTAATTGGAGCAGCCCTGTCAGCTTGTTCACCGGCTGGCGACGACATGGAAAAAATTGAAAGCACCTTTGCAGAGTTAGATGAAAACAGTAATGGTTACCTTACCAATGCGGAAGTAGATGATGAAGGTGTAGCCAGCTATTTTACCAAGATAGATACAGACTCAGATCAACAAATAAGTAAAAATGAATTTGAATCCTATTTGCAGTCTAATCCTGAATCTTTTGAAGATGATATAATTCAAACAGCTCAAAAAAATAGTAAGGGCGATATAGAACCTGGTTATGCGAGAGGGCAGTCAGGAAACAATGACGCTACAGTAAATAATCAAAGTTCTGCCTTGGAACAGAATACAGCTCAGAGGACCTCTCCTGCACAGCAGAGCAACAATGGAAGAATTGCTAAAGCAGAATTTGATCGGATGGATGTCGATAAAAGCGGCGAATTAACAAAGGCAGAGGCTTCTCGTGACGGAGTCAATGAAGCATTTAACGATATCGATGAAAATAACGATCAACTGCTATCTCGAATGGAATATGTCGATTTTTACCAGAATCGTAATTCATCCAGCGGCAACTAG